Proteins co-encoded in one Metabacillus sp. KUDC1714 genomic window:
- a CDS encoding putative holin-like toxin, whose translation MHMMTVDQTLMLMIAFASLVLSIISFRDKK comes from the coding sequence ATGCATATGATGACAGTAGATCAGACATTAATGCTTATGATAGCATTTGCAAGTTTGGTATTGTCCATCATATCTTTTAGAGACAAAAAATAA
- a CDS encoding RidA family protein, translating into MEILVTEVTATKKLESLGINLPDASNPLAKYTNFVIVNGLKFASGKGPTGNPKGKLGKDFSTEEGYEYARETGIEILAVLKQALGTLDKVRRVVKIQGFVNAVPEFEEHHKVLNGCSELMLEVFGDRGNHARSVLGAVSVRDNLPIIIDSIFEIEE; encoded by the coding sequence ATGGAGATTTTAGTGACAGAAGTTACTGCTACAAAAAAACTAGAGAGCTTGGGTATTAATTTGCCTGACGCAAGTAACCCTCTAGCTAAGTATACTAACTTTGTTATAGTAAACGGACTGAAGTTCGCTTCTGGTAAAGGGCCTACTGGTAATCCTAAAGGAAAGTTAGGTAAGGATTTCTCGACTGAAGAAGGTTATGAATATGCACGTGAAACTGGGATTGAAATCCTTGCTGTATTAAAGCAGGCTTTGGGCACTTTAGATAAAGTTAGAAGAGTAGTGAAAATTCAGGGATTTGTAAATGCGGTGCCAGAGTTCGAAGAGCATCATAAAGTTTTAAATGGATGTTCTGAATTAATGTTAGAAGTATTCGGAGATAGAGGTAATCATGCTCGTTCGGTATTAGGTGCAGTTTCTGTTAGAGACAATCTTCCAATAATCATTGATTCTATTTTTGAAATAGAGGAATAG
- a CDS encoding VWA domain-containing protein, translating to MNTNMAEIIFLLDRSGSMAGLESDTIGGFNAFIKKQSQINTETNVTAVLFDDTYEILWNGIDVQHTFLTDKDYFVRGTTALLDAVGKTIVDVGNRLYHTSEE from the coding sequence ATGAATACGAATATGGCAGAAATTATTTTTCTTCTTGACCGAAGCGGTTCAATGGCAGGTTTAGAGAGTGATACAATTGGCGGATTTAATGCTTTTATTAAGAAACAGAGTCAAATAAACACTGAAACAAATGTTACGGCTGTTCTTTTTGACGACACCTATGAAATACTATGGAATGGTATTGACGTACAGCATACTTTTCTAACGGATAAGGATTACTTTGTAAGAGGAACTACCGCCTTACTGGATGCAGTGGGCAAGACGATCGTTGATGTAGGGAATAGGCTTTATCATACAAGCGAAGAGTAA
- a CDS encoding MIR domain-containing protein, whose translation MANQLQPGQQLLANQQLTANNGRAFLIMQEDGNFVLYEVHKGKNIPVWASNTNGSGAVKAVMQGDGNLVVYKANGQAVWASGTDGNSGTYLSLQDDGNAVIYSNQGNALWDTGTWRHSRKLGFDPAVHGFLFRNKFVNNVANIPGYGQVKTQGRCGGMAFAALDYFLKGIPVPKYTGSLFNGEVPPDGHWLADYLYSRLMDSFLVPSSIKYINWTVASDHSTVFGGKGVSRWTKEEEFPKLRSRIDSGKPVVLGMIDATNLGQIGSENHQVLAYGYEWHSKANIMKVFVYDNNTVGREVVLSSEPGNQHFDATNTDPWRGFFVVDYTQKNPPVFTTNPPAANAVVRYGQTIKVSHLMTGLTLHSHALNYCHGGSSGQQQITCFRGADDNDLWRIKGPDGTDANYKINEVVKHGDVIRLEHVLTKRNLHSHSGHPSPVTGQQEVTCFGSDGQGDNNDNWRVEFVGGGLWSAQRRVRLVHQNTNHALHSHLEHSHDKWTAGQQEVTGFGGRDDNDWWWLLEIR comes from the coding sequence ATGGCTAACCAACTTCAGCCAGGGCAGCAACTTCTGGCAAACCAACAGCTCACTGCAAACAATGGGCGAGCATTCTTAATTATGCAGGAAGATGGAAATTTTGTTCTCTACGAAGTACATAAGGGCAAAAATATCCCGGTTTGGGCGTCTAACACCAATGGTAGTGGTGCCGTGAAAGCAGTCATGCAGGGTGATGGCAATCTTGTCGTCTACAAGGCTAATGGCCAGGCGGTCTGGGCCTCTGGCACAGATGGGAACAGCGGAACATACCTATCCCTTCAGGACGATGGGAACGCGGTAATCTATAGTAACCAAGGAAATGCACTCTGGGACACAGGAACATGGCGCCATAGTCGAAAGCTTGGTTTCGATCCAGCGGTGCATGGATTTTTGTTTAGAAACAAGTTCGTCAATAATGTAGCTAACATCCCGGGATATGGTCAAGTGAAAACACAGGGACGGTGCGGAGGAATGGCTTTTGCCGCTCTCGACTACTTTCTCAAGGGTATTCCGGTTCCAAAATACACCGGGAGCCTGTTCAACGGGGAGGTTCCGCCGGATGGACACTGGCTTGCGGATTATCTATACAGTCGACTTATGGACAGCTTCCTTGTACCTTCCTCCATCAAGTATATTAATTGGACGGTCGCATCAGATCATTCTACCGTTTTTGGAGGAAAGGGAGTCAGTCGCTGGACAAAGGAGGAGGAATTTCCAAAGCTTCGGTCGCGCATCGACTCCGGTAAACCTGTTGTCCTCGGTATGATAGATGCAACCAACCTTGGGCAGATCGGATCAGAGAATCACCAAGTTCTAGCCTATGGATATGAGTGGCATTCGAAGGCTAACATTATGAAAGTATTCGTGTACGATAACAACACGGTAGGAAGAGAAGTGGTTTTATCCTCTGAACCAGGCAACCAACACTTTGACGCCACGAATACTGACCCATGGAGAGGCTTTTTCGTTGTCGACTACACCCAGAAGAATCCGCCTGTGTTCACGACCAATCCACCGGCAGCCAATGCTGTGGTTCGATACGGTCAGACCATTAAGGTAAGTCATCTCATGACAGGCCTGACTCTTCATTCGCATGCACTTAACTATTGCCATGGAGGCAGCTCAGGTCAACAGCAGATAACTTGCTTCAGAGGGGCCGATGACAATGACCTTTGGAGAATCAAGGGGCCAGATGGTACGGATGCAAACTATAAGATCAATGAAGTAGTCAAGCATGGCGATGTGATCCGGCTCGAGCACGTGCTCACAAAACGCAACCTGCACAGCCACTCGGGACACCCTTCCCCTGTCACTGGTCAGCAGGAGGTTACCTGCTTTGGCTCTGATGGCCAGGGAGACAACAACGATAACTGGCGGGTCGAGTTCGTAGGTGGCGGCCTGTGGTCAGCGCAGCGGCGAGTCCGCCTTGTCCACCAGAATACAAACCATGCCCTCCACTCCCACCTCGAGCACAGCCATGACAAATGGACTGCAGGCCAACAAGAGGTAACCGGCTTCGGTGGTCGTGACGATAATGACTGGTGGTGGCTCCTCGAAATCCGCTGA
- a CDS encoding aldo/keto reductase family protein gives MKYRRLGRSGLKVSEVSLGSWLTFGASTEKEKAIQTIETAYDLGVNSFDTANMYERGESEKVVGEALSKYARDSYVLATKVFWPMGDGPNDRGLSRKHVFEQLHASLKRLKTDYVDIYYCHRYDPDTPVDETLRTIDDLVRQGKILYAGVSEWTAQQIQEALGTADKYLLNRIVVNQPSYSMLQRYIEKEVLPVSEQHGISQIVFSPLAQGVLTGKYCLSNRAPEGSRATDTKANMYMGQLLTDETLLKVEKLGGIAKDLDISLSQLAIAWILRQPGVASTLVGATKPEQIIENVKGVEMTLTEEVISNIEEVLN, from the coding sequence ATGAAATATCGCCGTTTAGGAAGATCCGGATTAAAAGTAAGTGAGGTAAGCTTAGGAAGCTGGTTAACGTTTGGGGCTTCAACCGAAAAGGAAAAAGCCATTCAAACAATTGAGACTGCTTACGACTTAGGGGTAAATTCTTTTGATACAGCCAATATGTATGAGAGAGGTGAATCTGAAAAAGTAGTTGGTGAAGCGCTTAGCAAATATGCCCGTGATTCTTATGTGCTGGCAACAAAAGTGTTTTGGCCAATGGGAGATGGTCCAAATGATCGGGGGCTTTCAAGAAAGCATGTATTTGAACAGCTTCATGCAAGTTTAAAGCGATTAAAAACAGATTATGTTGATATCTATTATTGCCATCGCTATGATCCAGACACACCTGTGGATGAAACATTAAGAACCATTGATGATTTAGTTCGTCAAGGAAAGATTTTGTATGCAGGAGTCAGTGAATGGACTGCACAGCAAATCCAAGAAGCCTTAGGTACAGCTGATAAATATTTATTAAACCGTATTGTTGTCAATCAACCAAGCTATAGTATGTTACAGCGCTATATTGAAAAAGAAGTCCTCCCGGTAAGTGAACAGCATGGCATTAGTCAAATTGTGTTTTCGCCATTAGCACAGGGAGTTCTAACAGGCAAATACTGCCTGAGCAATCGTGCACCAGAAGGAAGCCGTGCAACAGATACGAAGGCAAACATGTATATGGGGCAACTTTTAACAGATGAAACATTGTTAAAGGTGGAAAAATTAGGTGGAATTGCAAAAGATCTTGATATTAGCTTATCACAATTAGCCATTGCCTGGATTTTACGTCAGCCTGGCGTTGCCAGCACATTGGTTGGTGCAACAAAGCCTGAGCAAATCATTGAAAATGTAAAAGGGGTTGAAATGACATTAACGGAGGAAGTCATTTCAAACATTGAAGAAGTTCTAAATTAA
- a CDS encoding enolase C-terminal domain-like protein produces MDLSNILTKKIEKIEWCKLPGKRNRAAGSNARLGVHGDNVPLDLVRVTIDGKQGFGWSRIKENRGKELLGTTVKELFRSNGEVSEHYYDIEFPLLDWLGNEQGKPVYELLLGNTDEKISIPCYDTSLYFDDLHLENDSDAVELIKSEALAGWALGHRAFKIKVGRGAMHMPLIKGTNRDISIIKGVREVIGPDAKIMIDANNGYNLNITKEVLSKTEDSNIYWIEEPFHEDPEFLNNLKYWIKKEGLNVMVTDGEGNAAPQIVDWAKEGKIDAIQYDILHFGFHKWKYLGKDLDEANVKTAPHNYGCVYGNFALGHLAPLIKGFLFIEWDEVKIEGLDGSDYVINNGYVEVPKKPGFGLELDEPFYSLLVEEEGWSVQDI; encoded by the coding sequence ATGGACTTATCAAATATTTTAACAAAAAAAATTGAAAAGATTGAGTGGTGTAAATTACCAGGAAAAAGAAATCGAGCTGCGGGTAGTAACGCTAGGCTTGGAGTACACGGTGATAACGTTCCACTAGATTTAGTGCGTGTCACAATTGATGGCAAACAAGGTTTTGGTTGGTCTCGAATAAAAGAAAATAGAGGTAAAGAACTATTAGGAACGACAGTCAAAGAATTATTTAGAAGTAATGGTGAAGTGAGCGAGCATTACTATGATATAGAGTTCCCATTGTTAGATTGGCTTGGAAATGAGCAAGGAAAGCCTGTTTATGAACTTCTGTTAGGCAATACAGATGAAAAAATTAGTATTCCATGCTATGATACTTCGTTATATTTCGATGATCTCCATTTAGAAAATGATAGTGATGCAGTTGAACTTATTAAATCAGAAGCTTTGGCTGGTTGGGCGTTAGGTCACAGAGCTTTCAAAATTAAAGTTGGGCGTGGAGCTATGCACATGCCTCTAATCAAGGGTACAAATCGTGACATATCAATAATAAAAGGGGTCCGAGAAGTAATCGGACCAGATGCAAAGATAATGATTGATGCTAACAATGGATACAACTTAAATATAACAAAAGAAGTTCTTTCAAAAACGGAAGATTCTAACATTTATTGGATAGAAGAACCATTCCATGAAGATCCTGAATTTCTTAACAACTTGAAGTACTGGATTAAAAAAGAAGGTTTAAATGTAATGGTTACCGACGGTGAGGGAAATGCTGCTCCTCAAATCGTTGATTGGGCCAAAGAGGGTAAAATTGATGCTATTCAATATGATATTCTACATTTTGGATTCCATAAATGGAAATATCTCGGTAAAGATCTTGACGAAGCAAATGTAAAGACAGCTCCTCACAACTATGGATGTGTGTATGGAAACTTTGCTTTAGGGCACCTGGCACCTCTCATAAAAGGGTTTTTGTTTATAGAGTGGGATGAAGTGAAAATTGAAGGGTTAGATGGATCTGATTACGTAATCAATAATGGCTATGTTGAAGTTCCTAAGAAACCAGGTTTTGGACTTGAACTTGATGAACCTTTCTACTCATTATTAGTAGAAGAAGAAGGATGGTCTGTTCAAGATATTTAA
- a CDS encoding aminoglycoside 6-adenylyltransferase codes for MGNKNTDLYSDIDLRIVVEDEVFEEYRLNKKQRAKNWGNVLFFEDYPWATHTIAHYDSFIKIDCFYYKMKNIQPSVWLQNSRIVYDITGFMKNILEKSTSLSYQPTIEEVDIWRTKFFAYVHEVYRRMMRKEIYYALHCLDNLRLSMTTAWYMEVGIQPNTFGDWSKLEGKRSKLSDWQLSLLEQWFSNREPNEIINVIQSMVPEFKRVHKSLCEKLGIEENPELVDEIINMVM; via the coding sequence ATAGGAAATAAAAATACTGACTTATATTCAGATATTGACCTCCGCATCGTTGTAGAGGATGAAGTGTTTGAAGAATATAGGTTAAACAAAAAACAAAGAGCAAAAAATTGGGGTAATGTTCTTTTTTTTGAAGACTACCCTTGGGCAACTCACACTATTGCTCACTACGATTCCTTTATAAAGATTGATTGCTTTTATTATAAAATGAAAAATATACAGCCATCCGTGTGGCTTCAAAATAGTAGAATTGTGTACGATATTACCGGATTTATGAAGAATATATTAGAAAAATCAACTAGTTTGTCTTATCAGCCAACTATCGAAGAAGTAGATATATGGAGAACGAAATTCTTTGCTTATGTTCACGAAGTATATAGAAGAATGATGAGAAAAGAAATATACTATGCTCTTCATTGTTTAGATAATTTGAGATTATCAATGACAACAGCTTGGTATATGGAAGTAGGAATTCAACCTAACACTTTTGGAGATTGGTCAAAATTAGAAGGTAAACGAAGTAAACTATCAGATTGGCAATTGTCACTCTTAGAGCAATGGTTTAGTAATAGAGAACCAAATGAAATTATAAATGTGATACAAAGCATGGTCCCAGAATTTAAAAGAGTTCATAAAAGTTTATGTGAAAAACTTGGTATTGAGGAAAATCCTGAACTGGTAGATGAAATTATTAATATGGTTATGTGA
- a CDS encoding CBO0543 family protein, producing MPKKMTYFEMYTTSLFSTVLQLITDIYLEFKFHLYWYFSPEVDNETLWFVFWIYPAVNIIFLNFYPIGTSLLRKQLIYILGWSTFAIAYEWTAVQTGIFQYNGWKLWYSMLIYPLLYILLFINWSIIKKLHRLAI from the coding sequence ATGCCCAAGAAAATGACATATTTTGAAATGTATACAACTTCGTTATTCTCAACAGTTTTACAATTAATAACTGATATTTATTTAGAATTTAAGTTCCATTTATATTGGTATTTCAGTCCTGAAGTTGATAATGAAACACTTTGGTTTGTTTTCTGGATTTATCCAGCGGTAAACATTATATTTTTAAACTTTTATCCAATAGGAACAAGTCTGTTAAGAAAGCAATTAATCTATATTCTTGGATGGAGTACATTTGCAATTGCTTATGAATGGACAGCTGTTCAAACAGGTATATTCCAATATAATGGCTGGAAATTATGGTATTCCATGCTAATATATCCTCTACTCTATATACTTCTTTTCATTAATTGGTCAATTATTAAAAAGTTACATCGTTTAGCAATATAA
- a CDS encoding NUDIX hydrolase, translating into MNYISELRKLIGNHPIISVGATVLVVNEKKEVLFQLRSDTYDWGLPGGSMELRETLEETASRELKEETGLEAKTFELINVFSGPQYYFRYPNGDETYSVINLYRALDVSGKIEMNDGESISLEYFSRDNLPKNLEKRAKALIDTIGDYFWELDSSFSTSK; encoded by the coding sequence ATGAACTATATATCCGAATTAAGGAAATTAATCGGTAACCACCCTATTATTAGTGTTGGTGCAACTGTACTTGTAGTAAATGAGAAAAAGGAAGTTCTCTTCCAACTTCGTTCAGATACTTATGATTGGGGACTTCCTGGCGGTTCAATGGAACTAAGGGAAACCTTAGAAGAAACTGCTTCTCGTGAATTAAAAGAAGAAACAGGTCTTGAAGCTAAGACCTTTGAATTAATAAATGTATTTTCAGGTCCTCAATATTATTTTCGTTATCCAAATGGGGATGAAACATATAGTGTAATTAACCTATACCGTGCTTTAGATGTTAGTGGGAAAATTGAAATGAATGATGGAGAAAGTATAAGTCTTGAATATTTTAGTAGAGATAATCTGCCAAAAAATCTTGAAAAAAGGGCAAAAGCTCTGATTGATACTATAGGAGATTACTTTTGGGAATTAGATTCATCATTTAGTACAAGTAAATAG
- a CDS encoding phosphotransferase — protein sequence MKELVVMKAERITGDFLQERVKKSFQILGKGNVNKVCVAETENSKVVVRMNDKGTYSNFVKENWCIEQARSVGIPSPEVLSIGIADDTAFMIQTFVDGENGLDSTKPKPDIWRQLGVYAKLIQTIQVKGYGENLIDPIHGVFQSPPHAGSDGSWLGYVNYNINSLTENDQFIELGVINQTESGKIRKLFEGLKRENFRFGLNHGDVSLKNTIVNNEGQVVLLDWGSAEVSVVPHGDIIEIMKCQILGGGPNIEEFKAFLDSYGLKEKDVASMRPLLLLRAFDKLRWTIDQSPDLIEPFAKFAKQVVDRTLD from the coding sequence ATGAAAGAATTAGTTGTTATGAAAGCAGAACGAATCACAGGGGATTTTTTGCAAGAAAGGGTAAAAAAATCATTTCAAATACTAGGTAAAGGAAACGTAAATAAAGTTTGCGTAGCTGAGACAGAAAACAGTAAAGTCGTCGTCCGTATGAACGATAAAGGTACATATTCGAATTTTGTTAAAGAAAATTGGTGTATCGAGCAAGCACGATCAGTAGGTATTCCAAGTCCTGAGGTTTTGTCTATTGGTATAGCTGATGATACAGCATTTATGATCCAAACCTTCGTAGATGGAGAGAACGGATTAGATAGTACAAAACCTAAGCCCGATATTTGGAGACAACTTGGCGTTTATGCCAAACTTATTCAAACAATTCAAGTTAAGGGATACGGGGAAAACTTGATTGATCCGATACATGGTGTGTTTCAGTCCCCTCCTCATGCAGGGTCAGATGGTAGTTGGCTAGGTTATGTAAATTATAATATCAACAGTTTAACTGAGAATGATCAGTTTATAGAGCTTGGAGTAATCAATCAGACTGAATCTGGAAAAATCAGAAAACTGTTCGAGGGATTGAAGAGGGAGAATTTCCGCTTTGGTTTAAATCATGGGGATGTCTCATTGAAGAATACCATCGTCAATAATGAAGGGCAGGTAGTTTTGCTAGATTGGGGCAGCGCAGAAGTAAGTGTGGTTCCCCATGGAGACATTATTGAAATAATGAAGTGTCAGATCCTTGGTGGAGGACCTAATATTGAGGAATTTAAAGCATTTTTAGACAGCTATGGTTTAAAGGAAAAAGACGTTGCTAGTATGAGACCTTTGTTGCTGTTAAGAGCTTTCGATAAACTTAGATGGACAATAGACCAAAGCCCTGACCTAATTGAACCCTTTGCTAAGTTTGCGAAACAAGTTGTTGACAGGACTTTGGATTAA
- a CDS encoding DegV family protein, producing MRRRIILSTESGADLPEDLADKHSVQVVPMHVIMDGQDYLDGSLPVVDIYDYYERTKQIPSTAATNSYEYQAFFTKIKTDFPDCIMIHIGYTSKASSSFQNALIAAEEFDNLYLIDALNVTGGLAAIVMYAVSLLEKEPTIDPLRLIGKIESIVPKSRLAFVPGSLDFLKAGGRVSNLAYLGGALLKIKPRIELINGKLVSTKKYRGQMSDVSEKLIHDFLNQYDINKDQLYFQYSIGLNDSIKQRMDEIAKEYGFKHVIWIQAGAMISTHAGPGGFGIAGLEV from the coding sequence ATGAGAAGAAGAATTATTTTATCTACAGAGAGTGGAGCAGATTTACCAGAAGACTTAGCTGACAAGCATTCTGTGCAAGTGGTACCGATGCATGTCATTATGGATGGTCAGGATTATTTAGATGGTTCGTTACCCGTAGTGGATATTTATGACTATTATGAACGGACAAAGCAAATACCCTCTACAGCAGCAACAAATTCATACGAATATCAAGCCTTCTTTACGAAGATCAAAACGGATTTTCCTGATTGCATCATGATTCATATTGGTTATACGTCAAAGGCATCTTCTTCTTTCCAAAATGCGTTAATCGCAGCGGAAGAATTTGATAACCTTTATCTTATAGACGCTCTGAACGTTACTGGTGGTTTAGCAGCTATTGTCATGTATGCTGTATCTCTATTAGAGAAGGAACCTACGATTGATCCTCTTCGATTAATAGGAAAAATTGAATCGATTGTTCCTAAATCAAGACTTGCCTTCGTTCCAGGCAGCTTAGATTTTTTAAAAGCAGGCGGACGGGTAAGTAATCTAGCTTATCTCGGTGGTGCATTGTTAAAAATAAAGCCCCGTATCGAATTAATAAATGGAAAGCTTGTTTCAACCAAAAAATATCGTGGCCAAATGAGTGACGTTTCCGAAAAACTTATACACGATTTTTTAAATCAATACGACATTAATAAAGATCAACTATATTTTCAGTACTCAATCGGACTTAATGATTCGATCAAACAGCGGATGGATGAAATTGCAAAAGAATATGGCTTCAAACATGTAATATGGATTCAAGCCGGCGCTATGATTTCTACCCATGCCGGACCTGGGGGCTTTGGAATTGCAGGTTTAGAAGTATAA
- a CDS encoding sugar efflux transporter, giving the protein MYIRLKRLFEIKGYSLLVICLLLVGIGISITMPFLPLYLTEDFGISVGAFGVLMAVSSIGGVVVNSLVAKHSDSGFDRKWIIIIATISAAFGYASYLVFDNFFILLIVVSLFNGLAAPAIPQIYAYAQESANVSKSDDKTFAMSTLRSLISLGFLVGPLVGTLILGISGYEGILLGAVFIYLTVASLVFFFLQKRKVVKNNNDNSKSLGTFSLKSKQILHPFIAFIFLFMVNAINLIITPLFIVNELQGSHRDIGLMVSICAGLEIPIMLVLGALGKKISNHTLIIYGCSIAIIYYTILSISTHSWQIIVAQLLQASFVAIVMGNGLSYFNELLPKTPGLATTIYYNATIIGRLVGTLGGGAIAQFVGFRHVYWVCLVVVSFSFLIFWRTSTQRKMEVITKQSRSV; this is encoded by the coding sequence TTGTATATTCGATTAAAAAGACTGTTTGAGATCAAGGGATATAGCTTATTGGTTATTTGTTTACTACTGGTTGGTATAGGAATTTCAATTACAATGCCGTTTCTGCCCCTCTATTTAACGGAGGATTTTGGAATAAGTGTGGGAGCCTTTGGTGTTTTAATGGCGGTAAGCTCAATAGGCGGTGTGGTGGTGAACTCACTCGTTGCTAAACATTCAGATAGCGGTTTTGATCGAAAATGGATTATTATAATCGCTACAATTTCAGCTGCTTTTGGGTATGCATCGTATTTAGTGTTTGATAACTTCTTTATTCTGCTAATTGTCGTCAGCCTTTTTAATGGTTTAGCTGCCCCAGCCATACCACAGATCTACGCTTACGCACAGGAGTCAGCAAATGTTAGCAAATCCGATGACAAGACTTTCGCTATGTCTACATTACGTTCTCTTATCTCTCTCGGATTCCTAGTAGGACCATTGGTAGGAACACTTATTTTAGGAATTTCTGGATACGAAGGAATCTTACTTGGGGCAGTGTTTATTTATCTTACTGTTGCTTCTCTTGTATTCTTTTTTCTACAGAAACGAAAAGTAGTTAAAAACAATAACGATAATAGCAAAAGTTTGGGTACCTTTTCGCTCAAAAGTAAGCAGATCTTACACCCGTTCATCGCCTTTATCTTTCTGTTTATGGTCAATGCTATTAACTTGATAATCACGCCGTTATTTATTGTTAATGAGCTACAGGGCTCGCATAGGGATATCGGATTGATGGTTAGTATTTGTGCTGGTTTGGAAATTCCGATTATGCTTGTCCTAGGTGCCCTTGGTAAAAAGATCTCAAACCATACACTGATTATTTATGGCTGTTCTATCGCTATAATTTATTACACCATTTTAAGTATCTCAACCCATTCCTGGCAGATTATTGTAGCACAGCTTTTGCAGGCATCGTTTGTGGCTATTGTTATGGGAAATGGTCTAAGTTATTTTAATGAACTGCTACCTAAAACACCAGGACTTGCAACAACCATTTATTACAATGCCACCATTATTGGAAGGTTAGTAGGAACTCTTGGCGGTGGCGCAATCGCCCAATTTGTAGGGTTTCGTCATGTTTATTGGGTGTGCCTGGTAGTTGTGAGTTTCTCTTTTCTAATATTTTGGAGAACAAGTACTCAAAGGAAAATGGAAGTAATTACAAAACAATCTCGGTCCGTATAG
- a CDS encoding BH0509 family protein, whose product MSQLARESKVKNLLEKQKFNQKEISQMTDSQIEYYHWLYFEDSVYDYM is encoded by the coding sequence ATGAGCCAATTAGCAAGAGAATCTAAAGTGAAAAATTTATTAGAAAAACAAAAATTCAATCAAAAAGAAATTTCCCAAATGACAGATTCACAGATTGAATATTATCACTGGCTCTATTTTGAAGATTCTGTTTACGATTATATGTAA
- a CDS encoding histidine phosphatase family protein yields the protein MLKKIYVIRHCEAEGQSPEVQLTDRGLEQALDLSEFFSNIKIDRIISSPYKRAIDSIYPLAKRLNIDVEIDRKLTERILSTKNLSDWFEKLRSTFVDLELKFEGGESSREAMKRIVEVVEEAYSRNNNTVIVTHGNLMSLLLMYFNKEFGFDDWKSLSNPDVFLLINESNKVTFQRIWK from the coding sequence ATGTTGAAGAAAATTTATGTTATAAGGCATTGTGAAGCAGAAGGACAGTCACCTGAAGTGCAACTTACAGATAGAGGACTTGAACAAGCTTTAGATTTATCTGAGTTCTTTTCAAATATTAAAATTGACCGTATTATTTCAAGTCCATATAAACGTGCAATTGATTCTATATATCCACTTGCAAAGAGATTAAATATAGACGTTGAGATTGATAGAAAATTGACAGAACGTATTCTGAGCACCAAAAATCTTTCTGATTGGTTTGAAAAACTAAGAAGTACATTTGTTGATTTAGAACTAAAATTTGAAGGCGGAGAGTCAAGTCGAGAGGCGATGAAACGAATTGTTGAGGTTGTAGAAGAAGCCTATAGCAGAAACAATAATACAGTCATTGTTACACATGGAAATTTAATGTCCTTACTTTTAATGTATTTTAACAAAGAATTTGGGTTCGATGATTGGAAAAGTCTTAGTAATCCTGACGTATTTCTCTTAATAAACGAAAGTAATAAGGTAACTTTTCAACGTATATGGAAATAA